The Mycolicibacterium smegmatis genome has a window encoding:
- a CDS encoding TetR/AcrR family transcriptional regulator, translating to MTTPTRWAGVPLTDRRAERRALLVDAAFRLFGDGGETALSVRSVCRECGLNTRYFYESFADTDDLIGAVYDEVSALLAADVEAAMEGAGNSLRARTRAGIAAVLGFSSADPRRGRVLFTDARANPVLAQRRAVTQDLLREAVLSEGGRLNPGSDPVAAQVGAAMYTGAMAELAQQWLAGNLGDDLDAVVDHALRLVLGR from the coding sequence GTGACGACCCCGACCCGATGGGCCGGCGTTCCACTGACGGACCGCCGCGCCGAGCGCCGTGCGCTGCTGGTCGACGCGGCGTTCCGGCTGTTCGGCGACGGCGGCGAGACCGCGTTGTCGGTGCGGTCGGTGTGCCGCGAGTGCGGCCTGAACACGCGGTACTTCTACGAGAGCTTCGCCGACACCGACGATCTCATCGGCGCGGTGTACGACGAGGTCAGCGCCCTGCTGGCGGCCGACGTCGAAGCCGCGATGGAAGGCGCCGGGAACTCGCTGCGGGCCAGGACCCGCGCGGGCATCGCCGCGGTGCTCGGTTTCAGTTCCGCCGATCCGCGGCGCGGACGTGTGCTGTTCACCGACGCCAGGGCCAACCCGGTGCTGGCCCAGCGTCGCGCCGTGACCCAGGACCTGCTGCGCGAGGCCGTGCTCAGCGAGGGTGGGCGGCTCAATCCGGGCTCGGACCCGGTCGCCGCCCAGGTCGGTGCGGCCATGTACACCGGTGCCATGGCCGAACTCGCCCAGCAGTGGCTGGCCGGCAACCTGGGCGACGACCTCGACGCCGTCGTCGACCACGCGCTGCGACTGGTCCTGGGGCGCTGA
- a CDS encoding DinB family protein, producing MPGMPPPAADERQTLINFLEFQQNAFFAAAYGLTDEQARSTPSVSALSIGGLVKHAAGVQKGWTDRATYAPDSPPPDPRPMEEQMAEYADQYSMRDDETIADLLDALKAQNAETLRVFAEKDLDAPVPVPRNVPWFPADIDHWTVRWVVMHLIEELSRHAGHADIIRESIDRATMYELMAAAEEWPETDWIRRWRPSASAPTA from the coding sequence ATGCCCGGTATGCCACCGCCCGCCGCCGACGAACGACAGACCCTGATCAACTTCCTCGAGTTCCAGCAGAACGCGTTCTTCGCCGCGGCCTACGGCCTGACCGACGAACAGGCGCGGTCGACGCCGTCGGTGAGCGCGCTGTCGATCGGCGGCCTGGTCAAGCACGCGGCCGGGGTTCAGAAAGGCTGGACCGACCGTGCCACGTACGCGCCCGATTCGCCGCCACCGGATCCACGCCCGATGGAGGAGCAGATGGCCGAGTACGCCGATCAGTACTCGATGCGCGACGACGAGACCATCGCGGACCTCCTCGACGCCCTCAAGGCCCAGAACGCCGAAACACTCAGGGTTTTCGCCGAGAAGGATCTCGACGCCCCGGTGCCCGTCCCCCGCAACGTGCCGTGGTTCCCCGCCGACATCGACCACTGGACGGTGCGTTGGGTGGTCATGCACCTCATCGAGGAGCTCAGCAGGCACGCCGGGCACGCCGACATCATCCGCGAGTCGATCGACCGGGCCACGATGTACGAGTTGATGGCCGCGGCCGAGGAGTGGCCCGAGACCGACTGGATCAGGCGCTGGCGGCCCAGCGCGTCGGCGCCGACGGCGTAG
- a CDS encoding DinB family protein, whose product MDIDLIADQLDFHWTHQLRPRLDGLTDDEYFWQPVPGCWTVHADGSIDFSYPEPQPTPFTTIAWRLAHVIVGVLAMRNHSHFGGPPADYQTWPYATDAKTALEQLDDAYRNWITGVRALSEDDLQRPVGPAEGPWADHPMSELVLHINREVIHHGAEIACIRDPYAHTNNTAEEN is encoded by the coding sequence ATGGACATCGACCTGATTGCCGACCAGCTGGATTTCCACTGGACCCACCAGCTGCGCCCGCGACTGGACGGCCTCACCGACGACGAATACTTCTGGCAGCCGGTTCCGGGCTGCTGGACGGTGCACGCCGACGGCTCCATCGATTTCAGCTACCCCGAGCCACAACCCACCCCGTTCACCACCATCGCGTGGCGGCTCGCTCATGTCATCGTCGGCGTCCTCGCGATGCGCAACCATTCACACTTCGGCGGTCCGCCCGCCGACTACCAGACGTGGCCGTACGCCACCGACGCAAAGACCGCGCTCGAACAACTCGACGACGCCTACCGCAATTGGATCACCGGGGTACGCGCGTTGAGCGAGGATGATCTGCAGCGCCCGGTCGGGCCGGCCGAGGGTCCATGGGCAGACCACCCGATGAGTGAGCTGGTGCTGCACATCAACCGGGAAGTGATCCACCATGGCGCCGAAATCGCCTGTATCCGTGATCCTTACGCACACACCAACAACACCGCAGAGGAGAACTGA
- a CDS encoding helix-turn-helix transcriptional regulator, producing MARTVDTTGRVVQLLGLLQSRRVWTGEELAERLGVTGRSVRRDIERLRELGYPVHASKGQGGGYQLGAGMALPPLLLDPDEAVAMAVCLRLAAGGSVAGVGESALRALSKLDQVMPARLRSQVAAIHDATVTLGPNATDTAVAPDVLMTLARACRDREHVSTGYTDLRGNQTQRRLEPYQLVTTGRRWYLMAYDRDREDWRSLRLDRMSDVRATGTTFTARPAPDAAAYVGRAISASAYPYVARVRYFAPEKVVAQRFPPGTATFEPDGPDACIVTSGAEYPGQLAMYFATVGHDFEVLEPAEVIDAVGAMADRLRRAVR from the coding sequence ATGGCGCGCACCGTCGACACCACCGGCCGAGTGGTCCAACTGCTGGGGCTGCTGCAGTCCCGCCGTGTGTGGACCGGTGAGGAACTCGCCGAGCGGCTCGGCGTCACGGGGCGCAGTGTGCGACGCGACATCGAGCGCCTGCGCGAACTCGGCTATCCGGTGCATGCGAGCAAAGGGCAGGGCGGCGGTTACCAACTGGGCGCCGGAATGGCGTTGCCGCCGCTGCTGCTCGACCCCGACGAGGCCGTCGCCATGGCGGTCTGCCTGCGGCTGGCGGCCGGGGGAAGCGTCGCGGGCGTGGGCGAGTCGGCGCTGCGGGCCCTGTCCAAGCTCGACCAGGTCATGCCGGCGCGGCTGCGGTCCCAGGTCGCGGCCATCCACGACGCCACCGTGACGTTGGGGCCCAACGCCACCGACACCGCGGTGGCACCCGACGTGCTGATGACACTGGCCCGCGCGTGCCGCGACCGCGAGCACGTCAGCACCGGCTACACCGATCTGCGCGGCAATCAGACCCAACGGCGACTGGAGCCCTACCAACTCGTCACCACCGGCAGGCGCTGGTACCTGATGGCCTACGACCGTGACCGCGAGGACTGGCGCAGCCTGCGGCTCGACCGGATGTCGGATGTCCGTGCGACCGGCACCACCTTCACCGCGCGCCCCGCACCGGACGCCGCGGCCTACGTCGGCCGCGCGATCAGCGCCTCGGCGTACCCCTACGTGGCGCGGGTACGCTACTTCGCCCCGGAAAAGGTTGTCGCGCAGCGGTTTCCGCCGGGTACGGCGACGTTCGAACCGGACGGTCCCGACGCCTGCATCGTCACTTCGGGCGCCGAGTACCCCGGACAGCTCGCGATGTACTTCGCCACGGTGGGCCACGACTTCGAGGTGCTTGAACCGGCCGAGGTGATCGACGCCGTCGGTGCGATGGCCGACCGGTTGCGCCGCGCCGTCAGGTGA
- a CDS encoding endonuclease/exonuclease/phosphatase family protein, whose translation MRVATFNILHGRSVHEGSVDLGKLGAAVAELDPDILGLQEVDLDQPRSGKADLTAVAAEAMGAVYHRFVAAISGTPGATWMAATGREQPGTAAYGIALLSRFPVENWQVVRLPRIPTRFPMYLSAVKRVQIVHEEPRAAVVARIDTPLGCMSVANTHLSFVPGWNRIQLRHLVRDLKGFPGPRLLMGDLNMGPGQPARWRALGSALTFPADAPERQLDHVLTDDHMLEVESCSAPCLPISDHRALVVDIAE comes from the coding sequence ATGCGGGTGGCCACTTTCAACATCTTGCACGGACGTAGTGTCCACGAGGGCAGCGTCGACCTGGGCAAGCTCGGCGCCGCGGTCGCCGAACTGGATCCCGACATCCTCGGTCTCCAGGAGGTGGACCTGGACCAGCCGCGTTCCGGCAAGGCCGATCTGACCGCGGTCGCGGCCGAGGCCATGGGCGCGGTCTATCACCGGTTCGTCGCCGCGATCTCCGGGACGCCGGGTGCCACGTGGATGGCCGCGACCGGCCGTGAACAACCCGGCACCGCGGCGTACGGGATCGCGCTGCTGTCGCGGTTCCCGGTGGAGAACTGGCAGGTGGTGCGGTTACCGCGGATCCCGACGCGGTTCCCCATGTATCTGTCGGCGGTCAAGCGCGTGCAGATCGTGCACGAGGAACCCCGCGCAGCCGTCGTCGCGCGCATCGACACGCCGCTGGGCTGTATGAGCGTCGCCAACACCCATCTGTCGTTCGTGCCCGGATGGAACCGCATCCAACTGCGCCACCTGGTGCGCGACCTGAAAGGTTTCCCCGGGCCACGCCTGCTGATGGGCGATCTCAACATGGGGCCGGGGCAGCCCGCGCGGTGGCGTGCGCTCGGATCGGCGCTGACCTTCCCGGCCGACGCGCCCGAGCGCCAGCTCGACCACGTGCTCACCGACGATCACATGCTGGAGGTCGAGTCGTGCAGCGCGCCGTGCCTGCCGATCTCCGACCACCGCGCGCTGGTGGTCGACATCGCGGAATGA
- a CDS encoding NEW3 domain-containing protein, translating to MHVTSAESTERYTGPAEEPRQLVAVTYRGCTQPSIITVEGDGISGSARIDPGDGVVEVPVDVERPVPGEIRRAHASGLGFDFTVAEPGWTMYMISHFHYDPVWWNTQAAYTSVWTEDPPGQCRQTHGFDLVRAHLEMARREPEYKFVLAEVDYLKPYWDAHPEDRADLRRFIASGRVEIMGGTYNEPNTNLTSPETAIRNFVHGMGFQRDILGATPATAWQLDVFGHDPQFPGMAADAGLTSSSWARGPHHQWGPMQNDGDPERMQFCSEFEWIAPSGRGLLTHYMPAHYSAGWWMDTSASLAEAEDATYTLFTKLKRVALTRNVLLPVGTDYTPPNKWVTEIHRDWNARYVWPKFVCALPSEFFAAVRAELDERGITPSPQTRDMNPIYTGKDVSYIDTKQANRAAEDAVLDAERFAVFAGLLGGADYPQAALAKAWVQLAYGAHHDAITGSESDQVYLDLLTGWRDAWELGTTARSAALQLLSEAVDGSIVVWNALAHSRTDVVTMHLDRPFPGALLGTDGNVVPVVVEHDGLTVSWLARDVPSLGWRSYRLADGAGGGWSPVLGDAISNERYRLRVDAARGGGVTSLVRDGRQLIAGGGVGNELAVYDEYSAHPQAGEGPWHLLPKGPVVCSSAAPADHVRCYRSAVGQRVVVRGRIGDLLRYTQTITLWNGLDRVDCRTVVDEFTGEDRLLRLRWPCPVPGALPVSEVGDAVIGRGFGLMHDGVSDGRAGDTAVDSAVDSARHPWTLDNPAYGWFGLSSAVRIRINTGVRAVSVAEVVTADEDPGAARELMVALVRAGVTATCSSADKPRYGDLTVDSNLPDTRFALGGPDENPFTAAVLADADMAYTDELKRQLDAHGTARVWVPATAPLTEVWVPGADLRGVRAVGVLILAGDLDAVIEDLVDAEISVDQEILGDPGSFEDFTVAVLNRGAPGFAVDPDGTLHTSLMRSCTGWPSGTWIDPPRRTAPDGSNFQLQHWTHTFDYAVVAGDGDWRDVGAPARAAEFNRPLVAVPSEDGRGEHPGGLPPWGSLLEIEPAEVVQLGALKATGNPLASGSVHTVRPAEGITARLVEITGAATEVKIRSGLRNASGAVPLNLLEEPVDGEPSHLHGYQIATLSTRMNLPQVLRGEHRQLAPEAEAAQPLYARYWLHNRGPAPLGGLPAVAYLHPENAAAEPDSQVALRLTVASDCTDAPLHGRVRVTVPPGWAVATTELSFVLPPGEYLETEVVVDIPPVAEPGLYPVRAELAVTGGDAVGVPPSWRQCVEDVCVVTVGEPGGHILRMLAEPQPVDVAAGDAARLSMTVGTDARADLSAEAHLISPWGTWEWMGPAAAGVDLPAGGSAEVVFDVAPPPWVAPGEWWALIRVGSAGRLLYSPAVRVVVR from the coding sequence ATGCACGTCACATCCGCGGAGTCGACGGAGCGGTACACCGGACCGGCCGAGGAGCCACGTCAGCTGGTGGCGGTGACCTACCGGGGGTGCACGCAGCCGTCCATCATCACGGTCGAGGGCGACGGCATCTCGGGTTCGGCGCGGATCGATCCCGGGGACGGTGTGGTCGAGGTGCCGGTGGACGTCGAACGGCCCGTGCCCGGCGAGATCCGGCGTGCACACGCCTCGGGTCTCGGTTTCGATTTCACGGTGGCCGAACCCGGCTGGACGATGTACATGATCAGCCACTTCCACTACGACCCGGTGTGGTGGAACACCCAGGCCGCCTACACCAGTGTGTGGACCGAGGACCCGCCCGGGCAGTGCAGGCAGACCCACGGCTTCGACTTGGTGCGTGCGCATCTCGAAATGGCGCGCCGGGAACCGGAATACAAGTTCGTGCTGGCCGAGGTCGACTACCTCAAACCGTACTGGGACGCCCATCCCGAGGACCGTGCCGACCTGCGCCGGTTCATCGCCTCTGGTCGTGTCGAGATCATGGGCGGGACCTACAACGAACCCAACACCAACCTCACGAGCCCCGAGACGGCGATCCGGAACTTCGTGCACGGCATGGGTTTCCAGCGCGACATCCTGGGCGCGACCCCGGCCACCGCGTGGCAGCTCGACGTGTTCGGCCACGACCCGCAGTTCCCCGGTATGGCGGCCGACGCCGGTCTCACGTCGAGCTCGTGGGCGCGCGGCCCGCACCACCAGTGGGGGCCGATGCAGAACGACGGGGATCCCGAACGCATGCAGTTCTGCAGCGAATTCGAGTGGATCGCGCCGTCGGGCCGCGGACTGCTGACCCATTACATGCCCGCGCACTATTCGGCCGGGTGGTGGATGGATACGTCGGCGTCGCTCGCCGAGGCCGAGGACGCCACGTACACATTGTTCACCAAGCTCAAGCGCGTCGCGTTGACCCGCAACGTCCTGCTGCCCGTCGGCACCGACTACACACCGCCCAACAAGTGGGTCACCGAGATCCACCGGGACTGGAACGCGCGCTACGTGTGGCCGAAGTTCGTGTGCGCGTTGCCGTCCGAGTTCTTCGCCGCGGTGCGCGCCGAGCTCGACGAGCGCGGCATCACGCCGTCACCGCAGACCCGCGACATGAACCCGATCTACACCGGCAAGGACGTCTCCTACATCGACACCAAGCAGGCCAACCGTGCCGCCGAGGACGCCGTGCTGGACGCCGAACGGTTCGCGGTGTTCGCCGGGTTGCTCGGCGGGGCGGACTATCCGCAGGCCGCGCTGGCCAAGGCGTGGGTGCAATTGGCCTACGGCGCGCACCACGACGCGATCACCGGATCCGAGTCCGATCAGGTGTACCTCGACCTGCTGACCGGCTGGCGCGACGCGTGGGAGCTGGGCACGACCGCGCGCTCGGCCGCCCTGCAGCTGTTGTCGGAAGCCGTCGACGGATCGATCGTGGTGTGGAATGCGTTGGCGCACAGCCGCACCGACGTCGTCACGATGCACCTGGACCGCCCGTTTCCCGGCGCGTTGCTGGGCACCGACGGCAACGTGGTGCCCGTCGTGGTCGAGCATGACGGCTTGACCGTGAGCTGGCTCGCGCGTGATGTGCCGTCGCTCGGGTGGCGTTCGTACCGGCTGGCCGACGGTGCCGGGGGCGGGTGGTCGCCTGTGCTGGGGGACGCGATCTCGAACGAACGCTATCGGTTGCGTGTCGATGCCGCGCGCGGCGGTGGGGTGACATCGCTGGTGCGCGACGGGCGGCAACTGATCGCCGGCGGCGGTGTGGGCAACGAGCTTGCGGTGTACGACGAATACTCCGCACACCCGCAGGCTGGTGAGGGCCCGTGGCATCTGCTGCCGAAGGGCCCGGTGGTGTGCTCGTCGGCGGCCCCTGCCGATCATGTCCGGTGTTACCGCAGCGCGGTGGGCCAACGGGTGGTGGTGCGCGGGCGCATCGGTGACCTGCTGCGCTACACCCAGACCATCACGCTGTGGAACGGGCTGGATCGCGTCGACTGCCGCACCGTCGTCGACGAATTCACCGGCGAGGACCGGTTGTTGCGGTTGCGCTGGCCCTGTCCGGTGCCGGGTGCGTTGCCGGTCAGTGAGGTCGGTGACGCCGTGATCGGTCGCGGGTTCGGGCTCATGCACGACGGGGTTTCTGATGGCCGGGCGGGGGATACGGCGGTGGATTCGGCGGTGGATTCGGCACGGCATCCCTGGACGCTCGACAACCCGGCGTACGGGTGGTTCGGGCTGTCGTCGGCGGTGCGGATCCGCATCAATACCGGCGTGCGGGCGGTGTCGGTGGCCGAGGTGGTCACCGCCGACGAGGATCCGGGCGCGGCCCGCGAACTGATGGTGGCCCTGGTACGTGCCGGGGTGACGGCGACGTGCAGCAGCGCCGACAAGCCGCGGTACGGCGATCTGACGGTCGACTCCAACCTGCCCGACACCCGGTTCGCCCTCGGCGGACCCGACGAGAACCCCTTCACCGCAGCGGTTCTCGCCGACGCCGACATGGCCTACACCGACGAGCTCAAACGTCAGCTCGACGCCCACGGCACGGCACGTGTGTGGGTGCCCGCGACCGCGCCGTTGACCGAGGTGTGGGTGCCCGGTGCCGACCTGCGCGGGGTACGTGCCGTAGGGGTGCTGATCCTCGCGGGCGATCTCGATGCGGTCATCGAGGATCTCGTCGACGCCGAGATCTCCGTCGACCAGGAGATCCTCGGCGACCCAGGGTCTTTCGAGGACTTCACCGTCGCGGTGCTCAACCGAGGGGCGCCGGGCTTCGCGGTCGATCCGGACGGCACCCTGCACACGTCGCTCATGCGGTCGTGCACCGGATGGCCGTCGGGCACCTGGATCGACCCGCCGCGGCGCACCGCACCCGACGGCAGCAACTTCCAGTTGCAGCACTGGACACACACGTTCGACTACGCCGTCGTCGCCGGTGACGGTGACTGGCGCGACGTCGGTGCGCCGGCACGCGCCGCCGAGTTCAACCGGCCACTGGTCGCGGTGCCGTCGGAAGACGGCCGCGGGGAGCATCCCGGGGGACTGCCGCCATGGGGATCGCTGCTGGAGATCGAACCGGCCGAAGTGGTGCAGCTCGGCGCGCTCAAGGCGACCGGAAACCCGCTGGCGTCGGGAAGTGTCCACACCGTCCGGCCGGCCGAGGGGATCACCGCGCGCCTCGTCGAGATCACCGGCGCGGCAACCGAGGTGAAGATCCGCTCCGGTCTCCGTAACGCGAGCGGTGCCGTGCCGCTGAACCTGCTGGAGGAGCCGGTCGACGGGGAACCGTCACACCTGCACGGGTACCAGATCGCGACGCTGAGCACCAGGATGAACCTGCCGCAGGTGCTGCGCGGTGAGCACCGTCAACTGGCGCCCGAAGCCGAGGCGGCGCAGCCGTTGTACGCACGCTACTGGCTGCACAACCGCGGGCCCGCACCGCTGGGCGGGCTGCCGGCGGTGGCGTACCTGCACCCGGAAAACGCTGCCGCAGAGCCGGATTCCCAGGTGGCGCTGCGGCTCACCGTCGCCAGCGACTGCACCGACGCGCCCCTGCACGGCCGGGTGCGGGTGACGGTGCCGCCGGGCTGGGCGGTGGCGACCACCGAACTGTCGTTCGTGCTGCCACCCGGCGAGTACCTGGAAACCGAAGTGGTGGTGGATATTCCGCCGGTAGCCGAGCCAGGGTTGTATCCCGTTCGCGCGGAACTCGCCGTCACCGGCGGAGACGCCGTGGGCGTGCCACCGTCGTGGCGGCAGTGCGTCGAGGACGTCTGCGTCGTCACGGTGGGTGAACCCGGCGGGCACATTCTGCGGATGCTGGCCGAACCTCAGCCGGTGGACGTCGCGGCGGGGGATGCGGCGCGCCTGAGCATGACCGTCGGGACCGACGCGCGTGCGGACCTGTCGGCCGAGGCACACCTGATCAGCCCGTGGGGCACCTGGGAGTGGATGGGGCCCGCCGCGGCCGGCGTCGACCTGCCCGCGGGCGGATCCGCCGAGGTCGTGTTCGACGTGGCCCCGCCGCCGTGGGTGGCCCCCGGCGAATGGTGGGCGCTGATCCGGGTCGGCAGTGCGGGCCGGCTGCTCTACTCGCCCGCGGTCCGGGTGGTGGTGCGGTGA
- a CDS encoding DUF7158 domain-containing protein, producing MVGADPGRQCGPAALLARGPGGGAVRAVAARVAGSAVFVDEIDERERRLRASNLASALPRPGASEGRQLRRWLTQLAVAERVVAAEVAGDVAPAEGELLPDTAARLEIGSVAASLLASAHARAVFMRVTASVSVTDDDVAAYHARNPLRFAPRPDVDADGWRGTPVAPPLADVENAVRQHLLAAARRREFRRWLDGSCAKLVDLAPGYEHPGDPRQPDNTHRH from the coding sequence ATGGTGGGCGCTGATCCGGGTCGGCAGTGCGGGCCGGCTGCTCTACTCGCCCGCGGTCCGGGTGGTGGTGCGGTGAGGGCTGTGGCTGCGCGGGTGGCGGGTTCGGCGGTTTTCGTCGACGAGATCGACGAGCGGGAAAGACGTTTGCGTGCTTCGAATCTGGCGTCGGCGCTGCCGCGGCCCGGCGCCAGCGAGGGCCGTCAACTGCGTCGCTGGCTGACCCAGCTCGCGGTGGCCGAGCGTGTCGTGGCCGCCGAGGTGGCCGGTGACGTCGCGCCGGCCGAGGGCGAGTTGTTGCCCGACACGGCCGCACGGTTGGAGATCGGCAGCGTCGCGGCGTCACTGTTGGCCTCGGCGCACGCGCGGGCGGTCTTCATGCGGGTCACGGCGTCGGTCTCGGTGACCGACGACGACGTGGCCGCGTACCACGCCCGCAACCCCTTGCGGTTTGCGCCGAGACCAGATGTGGACGCCGACGGGTGGCGGGGAACGCCGGTCGCGCCGCCGCTGGCCGACGTCGAAAACGCGGTGCGGCAACACCTTCTCGCGGCGGCACGCCGGCGCGAGTTCCGACGGTGGCTCGACGGAAGCTGTGCAAAGCTCGTCGACCTCGCGCCCGGCTACGAACACCCGGGTGACCCGCGCCAACCCGACAACACCCATAGACACTAG
- a CDS encoding ROK family protein — MTLTLALDIGGTKIAAGLVDDDGTLVHQAQLPTPHGDGELIWNVVDELVTGALRAADGAVDGVGIAAAGPIDLPGGTISPINIIEWQRFPIVDRVAAATGLPVRLGGDGLCMALGEHWRGAGRGAQFLLGMVVSTGVGGGLVLDGAPYDGRTGNAGHAGHVIVELEDGDLCTCGGHGCVETVASGPNMTRWARRQGWQAPADADAKELADAANAGDAVALAAYRRGARAVAAMIASVGAVCDLDLVVIGGGVAKSGALLFDPIREALKNYAGLDFLRTLQVVPAELGGDAGLIGAAALARA, encoded by the coding sequence ATGACGCTCACCCTGGCCCTGGACATCGGTGGCACCAAGATCGCTGCCGGCCTGGTCGACGACGACGGCACTCTGGTGCATCAGGCTCAGCTGCCCACACCCCACGGCGACGGCGAACTGATCTGGAACGTCGTCGACGAACTTGTCACCGGGGCACTGCGGGCGGCCGACGGCGCGGTGGACGGGGTCGGTATCGCGGCGGCCGGGCCGATCGACCTGCCAGGCGGAACCATCAGCCCCATCAACATCATCGAGTGGCAACGGTTTCCGATCGTCGATCGCGTGGCTGCCGCGACCGGGCTTCCGGTGCGGCTCGGCGGTGACGGACTGTGCATGGCGCTCGGCGAGCATTGGCGTGGTGCGGGCCGGGGTGCGCAGTTCCTGCTGGGCATGGTGGTGTCGACCGGCGTCGGGGGAGGGCTCGTGCTCGACGGGGCGCCGTACGACGGGCGGACCGGCAACGCAGGACACGCGGGGCACGTCATCGTCGAACTCGAAGACGGAGACCTGTGCACGTGCGGTGGGCACGGCTGCGTCGAGACCGTCGCGTCCGGACCCAACATGACGCGCTGGGCGCGCAGGCAGGGTTGGCAGGCACCGGCCGATGCCGACGCCAAGGAGCTCGCCGACGCGGCCAACGCCGGGGATGCCGTCGCGCTCGCGGCGTACCGGCGCGGTGCACGCGCGGTCGCGGCGATGATCGCGTCGGTGGGCGCGGTGTGCGATCTGGACCTGGTGGTGATCGGCGGCGGGGTCGCGAAGTCGGGGGCGCTGTTGTTCGACCCGATCCGCGAGGCACTGAAGAACTACGCGGGCCTGGATTTCCTGCGGACCCTGCAGGTGGTGCCTGCCGAACTCGGCGGAGATGCCGGCCTGATCGGGGCGGCGGCGCTGGCCCGGGCGTGA
- the rplJ gene encoding 50S ribosomal protein L10, whose product MAKADKATAVADIAEQFKASTATVVTEYRGLTVANLAELRRALGDSATYTVAKNTLVKRAASEAGIEGLDELFAGPTAIAFVKGEAVDAAKAIKKFAKDNKALVIKGGYMDGKALSVADVEKIADLESREVLLAKLAGAMKGNLSKAAGLFNAPASQVARLAAALQEKKAGEEAA is encoded by the coding sequence ATGGCCAAGGCTGACAAGGCCACGGCGGTTGCCGACATTGCCGAGCAGTTCAAGGCGTCGACGGCCACCGTCGTCACCGAGTACCGCGGGCTGACTGTGGCCAACCTGGCTGAGCTGCGTCGTGCCCTCGGCGACTCCGCCACGTACACCGTCGCCAAGAACACTCTGGTGAAGCGCGCCGCTTCGGAAGCCGGCATTGAAGGCCTCGACGAGCTGTTCGCCGGTCCCACGGCGATCGCGTTCGTCAAGGGCGAAGCGGTCGATGCCGCCAAGGCGATCAAGAAGTTCGCCAAGGACAACAAGGCGCTCGTCATCAAGGGCGGCTACATGGACGGCAAGGCGCTGTCCGTCGCCGACGTCGAGAAGATCGCCGACCTGGAGTCCCGCGAGGTGCTGCTGGCCAAGCTGGCAGGCGCCATGAAGGGCAACCTGTCGAAGGCTGCCGGTCTGTTCAACGCGCCCGCTTCTCAGGTGGCCCGGCTCGCTGCCGCGCTGCAGGAGAAGAAGGCCGGCGAAGAAGCCGCATAG
- the rplL gene encoding 50S ribosomal protein L7/L12 yields the protein MAKLSTEELLDAFKEMTLLELSEFVKQFEETFEVTAAAPVAVAAAPGAAAGGAAEAAEEQSEFDVILEGAGEKKIGVIKVVREIVSGLGLKEAKDLVDSAPKPLLEKVTKEAADDAKAKLEAAGASVTVK from the coding sequence ATGGCCAAGCTGTCCACCGAGGAACTGCTCGACGCTTTCAAGGAAATGACCCTGCTGGAGCTCTCTGAGTTCGTGAAGCAGTTCGAGGAGACCTTCGAGGTCACCGCCGCCGCTCCGGTCGCGGTTGCCGCTGCCCCGGGTGCCGCCGCCGGCGGTGCCGCCGAGGCCGCCGAGGAGCAGTCGGAATTCGACGTCATCCTCGAGGGTGCCGGCGAGAAGAAGATCGGCGTCATCAAGGTCGTCCGCGAGATCGTCTCCGGCCTGGGCCTGAAGGAAGCCAAGGATCTCGTCGACAGCGCGCCCAAGCCGCTGCTGGAGAAGGTCACCAAGGAAGCCGCCGACGACGCCAAGGCCAAGCTGGAAGCTGCCGGCGCCTCGGTCACCGTCAAGTAG